The DNA region GTTCGGAAGATAACGGTGGGGTTCATAGAAATAGTGGAATCTTAAATAGAGCCTATTACTTAATGGCTACCCAAATTGGCAAGAACAAAGCAGAGCAAATCTATTACCGTGCCTTAGAAACGTATTTGACGGTATCTTCTCAATTTATTGATCTTAGGTTAGCGGTTATAAAATCTGCAACAGATTTGCATGGAGACAATTCACAAGAAGTGCTAGCGGCAAAGACAGCTTTTGATACGGTAGGTATTACGGATGGAGAAGCTTCGGATACGGACAATGATATTCCCACAGTAGCTGGAGAGGAGTTTATTTTAAGTATAGACATAAGGGATATGGACCCTTATACTTTATATGCTTCGGATACGAAGGCAACTGAATATTTTCCTTTGGCACAAACAGGCGTTTATAAAAAACCTAGCGTTGCGGATGACGGTAGTTTTGCTTTGTTCGTTACTGATGAAAATAAAGTAAATTCAGTTATTCTAGATTTGAATTCACCAGTAGAAGATGTAGTGTCGGATGATGCAGTTTGGGGGGGTGTAGCACTTTCGAAAGATGGGACCAAACTGGCATCGATATTTAATGATGAGACCAATATCATCTATATTTCGGATTTGGTAAGTGGTGAATTTAAAGAGTTTAAATTGTATAACCCAACCTCTGCAGATGGTATAACCACGGGAGAGGTACTATACCCGGATGCACTTGAGTGGGATTATTCCGGACAATATCTCATATATGATGCGCTAAACAGACTGGATAATGCAGAAGGCGAAGCAATAGAGTATTGGGACGTAGGGGCTTTGCGAGTTTGGGACAATGCATCCAACACATTTGGAGATGGTGATATCCAAAAAATATTCTCCAATCTACCGGAAGGTGTCAATATAGGCAATCCTTCTTTTTCTAAAACCTCGGGTAACATTTTAGCGTTTGATTATTTTGATAACCTAAAAGGCGAATATCAAATAATTACCGCCAATATAGAGACGGGTGAGGTAAATGTAGTTTATGAAAATAATAAGCTAGGCTTTCCCAACTATTCCAAAACTGACGACAAGATTATTTTCGATACAAATAATGGAAGCGATAAAGATATCATGTCTATTGATATGGCATCTGATAAAATGACGTCAACCGGTAATTTGGTAGAATTGATTCCAAATGGTAAATGGGGAATTTGGTACACGGTTGGATCTAGAAGTACACTCAGTAGCGAAAAGGAAATCACCGATTTTAGATTTAATGTTACTTCACCACCGGCAGTTGGGGTTATATCTGGTAGTACTATTTCAGTAGAACTTCCGGGCAACATCAACCCTGAAAACTTAATAGCCACGTTCACTACTTCTAATAATGCTAGGGTCTCTGTGTTGGGGGTAAACCAAATTAGTGGTGTAAATGTCAATGATTTCACTAACTCGGTAGTTTATACGGTTACGGCAGAAGACGGATCTACAAAAGATTTTATCATAAGCCTAGGAGAAAGTACACCTGTTCACCCTAATGATAGTGATGATGATGGGGTAGTAAATGCAGATGACTTATGCCCAAACACCCCTTATGGTGCAACGGTAGACCTTACAGGTTGTGAAATTTTCTCTCTGCCAAGTTCTAATTTCACGGTGTCCGCCAAAGGCGAATCTTGTGTAGGAAGCAATAATGGGAGTATCAATATTAATGCAAACACTGGCTATGACTATATAGCAACCCTGGCCGGAAACGGAGTGAGTAAAACAAATAATTTCACAAGCTCTGTTTCTTTTTTCGATTTGGAAAGCGGTTCATATACCGTCTGTATTACGGTGCAAGGAGAACCAGGCTATAAGAGCTGTTATGATGTAAAGGTTTCTGAGCCAGAAGCGCTTGCGGTAACGTCTAAAGTGAACCTGAGTGCCAAATCGGTGACACTTAATTTAGCCGGAGCCGAAGAATATACGATTTCACTTAACGAAGAAACGATAGTTACTGCGGAATCTGAGATAACTCTACCCGTCTATGAGGCAACAGCAAAACTTTCGGTTACTACAGATAAGAATTGCCAAGGGGTTCATGAGGAAATCCTGGATTTTGAAGAGCAAGTAATTATCTACCCCAACCCTGTAAAAGGTGGTGAGATTTCCGTTGCACTGGGTAAAACGTCTGAAGAACCCGTTCCCATTCAATTAAACACGTTTGATGGTAAAATGGTTTTACAAAAAGTAATAAAACCCAATGCAAACACTTTAAAAATCGATGCAAACAGTCTTACAACAGGGGTTTATGTGTTGACAGTTCAAATTAATGGAGGTACAAGAACATTTAAAATCATAAAACAATGAGAATATTAAAATCAACACTGTTTTTGCTATTACTATTAGTTATGACGGCATGCCCGGGTAGTAAAGACGAAGGTCCTGATATGGATGAAATGGGAGAACCTGGTAGTGTAAGTTTGGTTTTTCCGGAGAACAATTCTGAGTGTACGGAAGGAGAAACTGTAAACGATTTACAAAGTGCTATTACTTTTCAATGGCAAACTTCTGAAAGCGCTGCTCGTTATGAATTAAACCTGAAGAACCTTGCAAATGGAAAAACTCAGGTAACGGAAACCTTAAGTAATGAGGCAATCTTAACACTTAATAGCAATACACCTTATGAGTGGTATGTGATAACTAGAAACGATGATTCCGAAACGGCTCCCGAAAGTGCTACTTGGAAGTTCTATAACGCCGGAGAAGGGATCGTGAATTATGCGCCATTTCCAGCAGAAGCTTTTTATCCCAATAGAGGAGGGTCTATCTCGGTAAATACAAGTGTTGAACTGGAGTGGCAGGGAAATGATGTTGATAATGATATTATAGAATATGAGGTATTCTTTGGTACTGAAGAAACCCCCGCGGTTTCATTAGGTACAACGGATCAGAACACTATGATAACAAATGTAGTTTCAGGTCAGGCGTATTATTGGCAGGTAAAAACTAAAGATAATATAGGTAATACCTCCCTTTCGGAAATTTTCAACTTTAATGTGCAATAACTATATACAAATGGAAAACAGAATATTAATTAAAGGCCTGCTTCTATCTTTTTTCATCCTTATAACGGTTAGCTGTGAAAAAGGCGATGGAGTAGAACTAGATGAAAATGGAGAGGTAATCAATCCTCAAAAAGGGAATCAAATTGTATCTGGTAACCCAGCATTAAATACTTTTCTAATAGCTTCACAAGATGAAACCCTATATACGGTTGATGCTCAAACGGGAGAAGAAACGGCAATTTATGAATTCCCGTACCAAACGGACTTTGAGTTGATTCCAAGTTACAAGGACGGTATTATTTATGTAACCGCAGATGATAACTCTATCAATGCAGTTGATGTGAATACCAAGAGTTTTGTTTGGGAACAGTATTTACTAGAAAGCGATTTTAGTAGTTATGGTGTTACACCTCCCACCTGTGTGGATGGCGTGTGTTATGCTTCCGGTACCACTGGAGTGTTGACGGCGGTTAATCAGATTACGGGGGATCTTAAATGGTATTATACTTCCGATCCGTCGGGTGAGTTAGATAATATATTGCATGGCAACAGTTCGCAAATAATCCACGGAGATAAGATATATGTTTTCTCCGAAGAAAGTTTCATAAGCGATTTTCCTCCTTATATGCACATTCTGGATAAGGAAACCGGTAAGTTCATTCAAAAGGTGAAGTTACCCTATGAATTAACAGGTACCCCTTTGGTTGTTGATAATATCATGTATTTGCCAGCTAAAAATCTTTACGCAATAAATTTAGATACTATGGATGTATTATGGGAATTTGAAGCAAATGGTGCCGGTACGCCCTATATTTCTGGAGATAGATTAATTGTGAATGCCATACCTCCGGGACAAGGTTTAAGGTCTGCTTTGTATTGTATAGACATGAGTACTACGTCTATTGTTTGGCAAAAAGATACTGGAGTAGATACGCTGTGGAATCCCTTAATAGTGGAAAATGTAGTGTATAGTAATTATGATAAAGGCTCAAGTTTTCCTGGTGCAACTAATGCTAAACCTTTTGCTGTGGATCTTGAAAGTGGTGAAGAATTGTGGTATAACGCAGATGTAAGTGTAGACCATAGTCCCGTATATGCAAATGGTATTTTGTTTTCTTATGGGCACGATTTGTATCGTACGGATGATACAGATAATAATGTGGGGCTATTGACAATAGATGCGAATACGGGCAAGACCTTATGGTTAAATTCTTTCTTTAGATATGGTGCCCGTCTAAATCCTTTAGTAATAGCTGAAAACGGCGTCTTTGGTCCTTCGTACTATCGTGGGGAGTAAGTTGTATTTTAAGTTTAATTTATTGTTTAGAGCCCTATTTAATTATGATAGGGCTCTTTTTAGTTTTAAAGCTCTCTACATTCTACTGGTAATCCGGTAGAAAAAAATACAATTAACATGGTATTTCAAAAAACAGCTTGTTCGGTTACCTTTCAACCATAAAATAAATGGAGTTTTCGAGAACCCGAATATCCACAAACTTTAAAATTTATATTATGAACAAGTCGGTAAAAGTACTTATGATTTTATTAATGGTGTCATCAGGTTTCTCTGCTAATGCCCAAATTTTTGGTGTAAAAGCAGGAATAGGTTTGGCAAATATAACGTCTCCGGATGAAGGAGGTAATAACCTATTCGGGCGAACTTTAGGAGTCAAGATAGGAGGTACTATTGAGTTTGATATAACCGATGATTTATATATAGGTTCGGGTCTAGGATTTGCCAAGAAGGGTGCTTCTACAGTTGGGGACACTTTCAATACGTTTTACATAGAGATGCCTCTTAGCGCACGTTATGATATTGTTGCAATTGGGGGTTCTGGTTATCTTTATGGGCTTTCTGGTTTTAATTTGGGTTATATGTTATCTGCTAATAGAAACGACACAAAAATTAACATAGGTTCTGACCCGGTCAATGATTACTTTAAAACATTTGATTTTGGACTTAATTTTGGTGTTGGCGTTATTTTGGACGAAAGATTTGAGATAGGTTTAGTTACTGAGTTTGGACTGGTTAATATTTATGCTAATGATTTGTCTACTCTTAGAAATACTACGTTGCTAGTTTCTTTTGGATACAAGTTTGGAATGTAGGTTTATATGATTATTCATTGGTTAGTTGAAGTGAAGTGTAAGGTTTTTTTCGATTCAGTTTTTTCTTGGTGTTATTGAAATAGTTGAATTGTAAGGTGAATTTCATAGAATGTAGATGGATAAGCATTGAAAATTTGGAAGCATGAAAACCAAAGGGTATATGTTTTTTAGGTAGTTCGGGAATAACGATATTTTACAAAATGCCCTGTTGCTGCGTAAGGGTATTTCTATAAAAGTAAAACCCGCCAACTAGAGTTGGCGGGTTTCTACATAAATGGCTGTTTGGTTAATAGCCGTTGTTGTCACTTCCTAAACTCGGATTTCTCTGAAGTTCAGGCCCTGGTAAGGGTAACAACATATGTTTCTGTTCAATTTGTTTACCTTGTTCGGTCGTATGGCCCACTGCGTTTACAAATGAGATGGAACCAGGAGCATCTGAAATGGGGAATTTACCTGTGCGAACAATATCGAACCAGTTTCTGAATTCGAAAACCAATTCCCTGTGTCTTTCTTTCCAAACTTCTTCGACAAATGCATCAGTTCCCAGTCCAGATAATTCTGAACTTATGTTCGCGGCATCCCTCATCCAATAGGCCCTGCTTCTTACTTGGGTCAAATAATCTACGGCATTAGAGTTATTGCCACTGCTCATTGCAATTGCTTCCGCCGCAATTAACAAAACATCCGTATAGCTATAAACGGCAAAATCTTTACCAGAATTTGCTGTTTCAAAAATAGCGGTATCATCATGCCAAAAGAAGGGAGCAGTATCAAAGGTTTGTCCATTGGGTAGATAAGTACTGTGGAAATACTGTCTTTCTTGAGCTCTTAAATCCTCATTTGGATGATAAAAATCCACGAATTGACTTGAAGGTTGATATGCTCCGTTGGTAATATCATACAATACTTCGGAGGCCAAGGCAACGGGATATGAGTATCTTGGATAAATGGAAGTACTTATTTCTGGGTCATACTCTTTAATGTATATATGTTCTGTATCCGAAGCAT from Zobellia alginiliquefaciens includes:
- a CDS encoding M4 family metallopeptidase, coding for MRRTLHLFTFAFAFFMAMSITAQDTFDDKRHRKGTTAKSGRPNKFAPLKMAIGKKRSTATGRTNFQIPSIFNMSTNNGKYKHRITAKSENGNPLFIESDANKEVALLASKQSSEDVVKDYLIDVKDLIQIKNPEDEFVEISNKSDNLGQKHIKMQQVFKGIKVYGSEVILHFDKSNKISALNGRNKPTPHIESTEPKLTPQDALKQAERDLGVTLSNKSENGSILTEPANFEEELLIYPIEGNNFLAWHLTVYPDIKDRWEYFIDAQTGRILDKRYHTCTLYHNYGEEKEGHKHSAILAPPTTGSGIDLNGVNRQIKTHEVDGIHYMLNTSESMFNAAQSQLPDNPVGAILTLDLRNKAPNEGVKVYHVTSTGTNWNNPTAVSAHYNAEVSYNYFKNTFNRNSINGQGGTIISFINVADENDEDYDNAFWNGKAIFYGNGKNAFAPFAGALDVSGHEMSHGVIEVTANLEYKNQSGAINESFADIFGTMIDREDWLLGEDIVNRNYFASGAMRNLQDPNNGVNPGENGWQPKDMTEYYSGSEDNGGVHRNSGILNRAYYLMATQIGKNKAEQIYYRALETYLTVSSQFIDLRLAVIKSATDLHGDNSQEVLAAKTAFDTVGITDGEASDTDNDIPTVAGEEFILSIDIRDMDPYTLYASDTKATEYFPLAQTGVYKKPSVADDGSFALFVTDENKVNSVILDLNSPVEDVVSDDAVWGGVALSKDGTKLASIFNDETNIIYISDLVSGEFKEFKLYNPTSADGITTGEVLYPDALEWDYSGQYLIYDALNRLDNAEGEAIEYWDVGALRVWDNASNTFGDGDIQKIFSNLPEGVNIGNPSFSKTSGNILAFDYFDNLKGEYQIITANIETGEVNVVYENNKLGFPNYSKTDDKIIFDTNNGSDKDIMSIDMASDKMTSTGNLVELIPNGKWGIWYTVGSRSTLSSEKEITDFRFNVTSPPAVGVISGSTISVELPGNINPENLIATFTTSNNARVSVLGVNQISGVNVNDFTNSVVYTVTAEDGSTKDFIISLGESTPVHPNDSDDDGVVNADDLCPNTPYGATVDLTGCEIFSLPSSNFTVSAKGESCVGSNNGSININANTGYDYIATLAGNGVSKTNNFTSSVSFFDLESGSYTVCITVQGEPGYKSCYDVKVSEPEALAVTSKVNLSAKSVTLNLAGAEEYTISLNEETIVTAESEITLPVYEATAKLSVTTDKNCQGVHEEILDFEEQVIIYPNPVKGGEISVALGKTSEEPVPIQLNTFDGKMVLQKVIKPNANTLKIDANSLTTGVYVLTVQINGGTRTFKIIKQ
- a CDS encoding PQQ-like beta-propeller repeat protein — translated: MENRILIKGLLLSFFILITVSCEKGDGVELDENGEVINPQKGNQIVSGNPALNTFLIASQDETLYTVDAQTGEETAIYEFPYQTDFELIPSYKDGIIYVTADDNSINAVDVNTKSFVWEQYLLESDFSSYGVTPPTCVDGVCYASGTTGVLTAVNQITGDLKWYYTSDPSGELDNILHGNSSQIIHGDKIYVFSEESFISDFPPYMHILDKETGKFIQKVKLPYELTGTPLVVDNIMYLPAKNLYAINLDTMDVLWEFEANGAGTPYISGDRLIVNAIPPGQGLRSALYCIDMSTTSIVWQKDTGVDTLWNPLIVENVVYSNYDKGSSFPGATNAKPFAVDLESGEELWYNADVSVDHSPVYANGILFSYGHDLYRTDDTDNNVGLLTIDANTGKTLWLNSFFRYGARLNPLVIAENGVFGPSYYRGE
- a CDS encoding porin family protein; this translates as MNKSVKVLMILLMVSSGFSANAQIFGVKAGIGLANITSPDEGGNNLFGRTLGVKIGGTIEFDITDDLYIGSGLGFAKKGASTVGDTFNTFYIEMPLSARYDIVAIGGSGYLYGLSGFNLGYMLSANRNDTKINIGSDPVNDYFKTFDFGLNFGVGVILDERFEIGLVTEFGLVNIYANDLSTLRNTTLLVSFGYKFGM